The following are from one region of the Nicotiana tabacum cultivar K326 chromosome 3, ASM71507v2, whole genome shotgun sequence genome:
- the LOC107823843 gene encoding peroxidase 7-like, with product MKSFSSTATLLSLTAFFLVAVVSAFPFDDINLPFDYYSLSCPKLEEIVHNKMEEWVKKDYTLAPALMRLHFHDCVVRGCDASILLDHEGSEKSAKASKTLRGFEVIEDIKREVERVCPRTVSCADILTVAARDATLAVGGPFWMVPYGRKDGTVSYAKEADQLVPTGHEVVTDLLELFQSKGLNVLDLVVLSGAHTIGRTTCESMQYRLYNYNGTRKSDSRLDHLYLNYLERKCRWASEYVDLDAVTPKKFDVQYYKNLQKGMGLLLTDQLLYSDPRTAPIVTALATQSDVFENLFAASMVKLGNIQDYLSVDGEVRLSCASVNSPGY from the exons ATGAAGAGTTTTTCAAGTACCGCAACTTTGCTTTCCCTCACGGCCTTCTTTCTTGTGGCCGTCGTTTCTGCTTTTCCATTTGACGACATCAACCTTCCTTTCGATTACTATAGCCTTAGCTGTCCCAAGCTTGAGGAAATtgtccacaacaaaatggaggaATGGGTTAAAAAAGATTATACCCTGGCTCCTGCCCTCATGAGGTTACATTTCCACGACTGCGTTGTTAGG GGATGTGATGCTTCAATACTATTAGACCACGAAGGAAGTGAGAAGAGTGCAAAAGCAAGCAAGACATTAAGGGGATTTGAGGTAATAGAGGATATCAAAAGAGAAGTGGAGAGAGTGTGCCCAAGGACAGTGTCTTGTGCTGATATTTTAACCGTAGCTGCTCGAGACGCCACACTTGCTGTAGGTGGTCCATTTTGGATGGTTCCATATGGTAGGAAAGATGGTACAGTTTCATATGCTAAGGAAGCTGATCAATTGGTCCCTACGGGTCACGAAGTAGTCACTGATTTGCTTGAACTCTTCCAGTCCAAGGGCTTGAATGTTCTCGACTTGGTTGTCCTCTCTG GAGCACACACAATTGGAAGAACCACATGTGAATCTATGCAATACCGATTATACAATTACAATGGAACTAGGAAATCAGATTCAAGGCTGGATCATCTCTACTTAAACTATTTGGAGAGGAAGTGCAGATGGGCATCTGAATATGTTGACCTTGATGCTGTTACTCCCAAGAAATTTGATGTTCAGTACTACAAGAATCTGCAAAAGGGAATGGGACTTTTGTTGACAGACCAATTGCTCTACTCAGATCCAAGAACTGCACCTATTGTCACAGCTTTGGCTACTCAATCAGACGTATTTGAAAACCTGTTTGCAGCATCTATGGTCaagcttggaaatattcaagaTTATCTTAGCGTTGATGGTGAAGTCCGACTCAGTTGTGCCAGTGTCAATAGTCCTGGTTATTAA